From the Oceanobacillus kimchii X50 genome, the window GTAATCAATATCATTGGTGGTCTAAAACTATTTGATGTCATTATTTCTCTAACTGGTGGAGGACCCGGTAACTCCTCACAATCGATGTCTACATTTATGTATGATTTATATTTTACAAGAGAAGATGCAGGATATGCAGCAACACAAGGTGTACTTATGATGGTGATTATTTTAATACTTAGCTTGTTAGCACTTATCTACTTTAAACGTAAGGAGGTTGAAGCATAATGGATTATATTTCAAGTAAACGAAAAATTACATTATCTACTTTTGCTTTAATATTTGCAGTGCTTCATTTTCTTCCTTTCTATATATTAATTACGACAGCACTAAAAACAAAGAGCGATTTCAGTTCAAAATGGGTTTTTCCGACAGAATTTAGCTGGTCTAATTTTACAGAAGCTTGGCAAGTAGCGAATTTAGGCAATGCCTTATTAAACACTGGTATTATAACGTTCTTTGCAGCAATTTTATTAATTGTTATTGGATCACTTGCCGCTTACCCACTGGCAAGAAGACAAACAAAACTTAATCGATTTATGTTTATGTTCTTTATTGCCATTATGGTTGTCCCGCCACTTGCTGCATTAGTTCCTTTATATCAACTGGTAGTGAATATCGGCTTAATGAATACACATGAAGTAGCCATCTTTAATAACGTAGCTTCGTATTTACCCCTAACCATCTTTTTATATGCAGGATTTATTCGCTCTACGATTCCGAAATCTCTAGAAGAAGCAGCTAGGATTGATGGAGCTGGAACATTTCGAATCTTTTTTCAGATAGTTTTTCCTTTACTTAAACCAGTAACAGCTTCAATTCTGATTATCGCTTGTGTGTATATTTGGAACGACTATCAATTTGCTATATTCTTCCTTCAAGATGAATCTGTTCAGACAATGACGGTTGCATTATCTAGATTCTTTGGGGAAAATGCCAATAATATAAATTTAGTTGCCGCCGCGGCGATTATTGCTACACTACCGATGGCTATTCTCTTCCTCCTCCTGCAAAAACACTTTGTCAAAGGACTTGCAGCTGGATCTGTTAAAGGATAGCCTATATATCCCATATATAGAAATTCTCTTAACCAATTAAAGAATTGACAAGATCAAAAAAAAGCTGTCCAAAATCGGAGAATGCTCCTACCTGGACAGCTTTTTGTATTAAAAATCTTTATCTTCTTCAGCGTCAGGAAGTGTTTCCATAAATCCTTCACGCATTTTTTTGAGTTCTTTTTGTTGTTTTTCTCTAAATTTAGGATCGAGTTGACGCTGTCTTTTTTCTATCGTTATAATGCCATGTTCGCTCCTCAATGCCCTGATAAGCGAAATACTCATGAGAACCATTAAAATTCCAAATGGGAATGCAGAAATCAGCATAGCCATTTGAAGTGCATTGAGTCCTCCAGACCACAATAGAACAGCGGCAATTGCAGCAAGGATAACACCCCAAATAGCCTTAATTCCCATACCTGGGTTTAATTCTCCTCCTGTTGTCAGCATACTTAACACAAATGTACCGGAATCGGCAGACGTAATGAAGAACGAAGCAATCAAGAGTACTGCGACACCGATAACTACCGCTGCCATAGGTTGTTGCTCCAGAAATGCAAATAATGCTACTTCGTTTCCTAGTTCATTCATTAACTGATGAATCACGCCTCCTTGAGCCGCATCCATTTCTAAACCTGCGATACCAAAAACAGAGAACCATAAAGCGCTAAATAATACTGGTACAGCTGTTACTCCAATAACAAATTCACGAATTGTTCTACCTCTTGAAACCCTTGCGATAAAGGTTCCAACAAATGGTGACCAGCCAATCCACCATGCCCAGTAAAAGAGTGTCCATGCATTAAGAAAATCTCTTTCACCGGTAAATGCATTCATATTTAGAGTCATTGATGGTAGATTTTGAACATAATTACCAATAGTTGTTGTAAAGGATTCAATCATTTGTACAGAAGAGCCGAGGACAAACACAAATGCCATTAATGCGATAGCAAGAACCACATTCGCCCAGCTCAGGTATCGTATACCTTTATTGATACCTGTAGTTGCAGAAAGAATGAATAATACAGTCACAATTAAAATAACAATTAAATTTGTAGCCAGATTATTTTCAATTCCATCAAAACTAAAGCTCAAACCAGCTGTAATTTGTGTCGCACCTAGTCCGAGAGACGTTGCAATACCAAATACAGTAGCAAAAACAGCTAGTGTGTCAATGGCAATTCCTAGTGGACCTTTAACACGATCCCCAAACAGTGGTGCAAAAGTGGAACTAATTAAAGCAGGTGCGCGGTGGCGGAATTTAAAGTAAGCCAATGCCAATGCTAGCACAGCATATGTAGCCCATGGATGAAGTCCCCAATGGAATAAGGTGTACTGCATTGATTCTTCTGCAGCTGCAATTGTTTCAGGTTCCGCAGAAGGAGGTGAATAATAATGTGTTACTGGTTCTGTCACTCCGTAGAATACCAGTCCAACACCCATACCGGCGGTGAATAAAAACGCAAACCATGTAAAATAGCTATAATCTGGTTTTTCGTCAGGTTTACCAAGTTTAATTTTTCCATATGGCCCAAAAATAAGAAATAGGGCAACCAAAACAAATCCTGTAGTAACTAATAAGTAAAACCAGCCAAACGTATTCGAAATATAGGTATCAACTATGCCTAAAACATACTCAACATTTGCAGGAAAAAAAGCTCCCCATATAATAAATACAGATACTAATGCCATAGAAACCCAAAAAACAGGTGTAATTGATTTGATAATATGACCTCCTTATCTTTCTTTGTCAAAACTCTTGTAGTATAACATAAACAGAAAACATGTAAAATACTTCTGTTTGATTAGCCACTCAATTGTATGGCTTCAGTGTTTGTTATCAAAGAGTATTCGCCAAGTAGTTATTTTATAATACCTTCAACCTCCACCTTTATTCACGCTTCTTTTTCCTTACTTACTTCCATTTCCCTATTTTCTTAACAATAAACACATCTGCACTTGTTGAAAGCTGAAATATTCTGTCTATACTTATGATTGATTTATGGTACGCTCAGTTTGTCCCAGTTGAGAAAATATAACCATTAAATTTTTTAAAATTCACTTCACTTGGGTGTTCGTTTTGACAATATATAGGAAATTTGTATTATGGAGGTTAATCCTATTGTTAAACACATATGTGATATTAGTAGGAAGACTTCTAAAATCAAAAAAGCATTATCAAAAACATCCTGAAAAAGAATATTTTGATAATGCTATAAATCAAGATGAATTTTACATATTACATGTTGTTAACTAATTTTTATTTTTGATTCGATTCGTCCATTCACGTAATAATATAAGGAGAAATTTCTAAAGCTAATTTCTTCGTTATACGTTTATCAACGAATTTATAATTATCTACCATGAATTTTGCTCACATATCTATGATATATAATTTTACCATAAATGAAAGTGTTTTAAATCATTAAATCCAATTAAGAACATATTTAATCATATTGTAAACGTAAGAGTAAGACAATAGTCTATTCTATTTGACCGATCCAAGCATGCCAGCAACAAAGTATCTTTGCAACAAGAAGAAAATTAGTGCTGTTGGGATTGTAGTAATAACAATTACTAACATAATTACCCCATAATCAGGTGTATAGCTGGAACCTAAATTTGAAATTAATAACGGAACGGTCTGATTTTCTGGAGATTGTAAAACTACCAATGGCCACAGGTAATTATTCCAACTATTCATGAATGTAATAATTGCTGCTGCTGCATATGTTGTCTTCATCGATGGAAGATAGACCCGAAAGAAAAGTCCCAATTCTGATAATCCATCAATCCTGCCTGCTTCTAAAAGCGCACGCGAGAACATCTTTGTGTTTTGTCGGAAGAAGAAAATTAAAAACGCAGTTGTAATAGTTGGTAATGCCGCTGCAGCCAATGTATCAATACCTATAAGAGGTGCTACTTGAGAAATACCTCCAAAAAAACGAAATAGTGGAATCATGATCGCTGCAAAAGGAATCATCATCGACAGTAGCAATATACTAAATACAATATCCTTTTTCTTACTACGAAAGATTTCAAAACCATATCCAGCCAACGATGCAATGAGAAGTGCAAACACAGTGGTCCCAATCGCGATTATCGCTGAGTTCCACATGGCTTGACCAATGGCAACGGAATCCAACATATTTTTAATATTCTCTATAAAATGTGCACCAGGAATTAAACTTCCCCTTGTCACATCAATAGACTT encodes:
- a CDS encoding BCCT family transporter, translated to MKSITPVFWVSMALVSVFIIWGAFFPANVEYVLGIVDTYISNTFGWFYLLVTTGFVLVALFLIFGPYGKIKLGKPDEKPDYSYFTWFAFLFTAGMGVGLVFYGVTEPVTHYYSPPSAEPETIAAAEESMQYTLFHWGLHPWATYAVLALALAYFKFRHRAPALISSTFAPLFGDRVKGPLGIAIDTLAVFATVFGIATSLGLGATQITAGLSFSFDGIENNLATNLIVILIVTVLFILSATTGINKGIRYLSWANVVLAIALMAFVFVLGSSVQMIESFTTTIGNYVQNLPSMTLNMNAFTGERDFLNAWTLFYWAWWIGWSPFVGTFIARVSRGRTIREFVIGVTAVPVLFSALWFSVFGIAGLEMDAAQGGVIHQLMNELGNEVALFAFLEQQPMAAVVIGVAVLLIASFFITSADSGTFVLSMLTTGGELNPGMGIKAIWGVILAAIAAVLLWSGGLNALQMAMLISAFPFGILMVLMSISLIRALRSEHGIITIEKRQRQLDPKFREKQQKELKKMREGFMETLPDAEEDKDF
- a CDS encoding carbohydrate ABC transporter permease; this translates as MTKFKQGFMYAFLTVASIISIFPFYYMIVSATNKSIDVTRGSLIPGAHFIENIKNMLDSVAIGQAMWNSAIIAIGTTVFALLIASLAGYGFEIFRSKKKDIVFSILLLSMMIPFAAIMIPLFRFFGGISQVAPLIGIDTLAAAALPTITTAFLIFFFRQNTKMFSRALLEAGRIDGLSELGLFFRVYLPSMKTTYAAAAIITFMNSWNNYLWPLVVLQSPENQTVPLLISNLGSSYTPDYGVIMLVIVITTIPTALIFFLLQRYFVAGMLGSVK
- a CDS encoding carbohydrate ABC transporter permease translates to MDYISSKRKITLSTFALIFAVLHFLPFYILITTALKTKSDFSSKWVFPTEFSWSNFTEAWQVANLGNALLNTGIITFFAAILLIVIGSLAAYPLARRQTKLNRFMFMFFIAIMVVPPLAALVPLYQLVVNIGLMNTHEVAIFNNVASYLPLTIFLYAGFIRSTIPKSLEEAARIDGAGTFRIFFQIVFPLLKPVTASILIIACVYIWNDYQFAIFFLQDESVQTMTVALSRFFGENANNINLVAAAAIIATLPMAILFLLLQKHFVKGLAAGSVKG